A window of Phytoactinopolyspora mesophila contains these coding sequences:
- the menD gene encoding 2-succinyl-5-enolpyruvyl-6-hydroxy-3-cyclohexene-1-carboxylic-acid synthase, with translation MNPSTAVAEAIVDELVRHGVEHAVLAPGSRSAPLAFAFAAAADRGHLRLHVRIDERSAAFTALGLARVSGPVAVATTSGTAVANLHPAVLEAAHSNVPLILLTADRPHEMRGTGANQTTDQVAIFGSAVRYFADVPAPYGRPDEVADMRSLLARALAACAGSRGGAPGPAHLNLSFREPLVPDPGSAAASWVSSESSPHGRTAVHAVHPPRPGQPDPSAPGSALALPWGPRTAVIAGDGAGFAARDFAERGGFPLLAEPSSGARSGPNALGPYRLLLSRPELGGQIERVVVFGRPTLSRPVSALLARRDVEVVVVAAGDGWPDAARNAAHVTHAVHMARHDHPGEAGNGWLAAWQEADHIARRAIDGVLDTGTLNGPLVAREVWAALRDGEALVVASSNPIRDVDLTAAPFAGDAESQAGPLVLANRGLAGIDGTLSTAAGVGLASGRLTRVLVGDLAFLHDAGGLLVGPSEDTPDMQIVVLNDSGGGIFSLLEQGAPEYAKPFERVFGTPHAADLAALCAGYGLAHVRVDDVAQLRAELAEPRSGRTVVEVRVDRNALRDLHARLRDAVTHH, from the coding sequence GTGAATCCTTCGACGGCTGTGGCCGAGGCGATCGTCGACGAGCTCGTCCGCCACGGAGTTGAACACGCTGTGCTCGCCCCCGGATCACGCAGTGCGCCGCTGGCGTTCGCCTTCGCGGCCGCCGCGGACCGGGGGCACCTGCGGCTGCATGTGCGCATCGACGAGCGTTCGGCTGCCTTCACCGCGCTGGGGCTGGCCAGGGTGAGCGGCCCGGTGGCCGTCGCCACGACGTCCGGGACCGCGGTGGCGAACCTGCATCCGGCCGTGCTCGAAGCGGCGCATTCAAACGTGCCCTTGATCCTGCTCACCGCGGATCGTCCGCATGAGATGCGCGGTACCGGCGCGAATCAGACGACGGACCAGGTCGCCATCTTCGGCTCGGCCGTGCGCTATTTCGCCGACGTGCCCGCGCCGTACGGGCGCCCGGACGAAGTCGCGGACATGCGCAGCCTCCTCGCCCGGGCCTTGGCCGCATGCGCCGGCTCACGTGGCGGCGCGCCGGGTCCTGCGCACCTGAATCTGTCGTTCCGTGAGCCGCTGGTGCCCGACCCTGGCAGCGCCGCGGCGTCGTGGGTGTCGTCGGAGTCGTCTCCGCACGGCCGGACGGCGGTGCATGCCGTGCACCCACCCCGTCCGGGTCAGCCTGATCCATCTGCTCCCGGAAGTGCGCTGGCGCTGCCGTGGGGACCACGGACGGCCGTCATCGCCGGGGACGGGGCCGGGTTCGCAGCGCGGGATTTCGCCGAGCGAGGTGGCTTCCCGTTGCTGGCTGAGCCGTCTTCGGGCGCACGGTCCGGGCCGAACGCGCTCGGACCCTATCGGCTGTTGCTCAGCCGTCCGGAACTCGGCGGGCAGATCGAGCGGGTTGTGGTCTTCGGCCGTCCTACGTTGTCGCGGCCGGTTAGTGCGTTGCTGGCCCGGCGCGACGTGGAGGTGGTTGTCGTGGCAGCGGGCGACGGCTGGCCCGACGCCGCCCGCAATGCCGCACACGTGACCCACGCCGTGCACATGGCGCGGCACGATCACCCAGGTGAGGCCGGCAACGGTTGGCTGGCGGCGTGGCAGGAGGCGGACCACATCGCGCGGCGTGCCATTGACGGCGTACTCGACACCGGAACGCTGAATGGCCCCTTGGTGGCACGGGAGGTGTGGGCGGCGCTGCGCGACGGCGAGGCGCTGGTCGTGGCGTCGTCCAATCCGATTCGCGACGTCGACCTCACTGCCGCTCCGTTCGCCGGGGACGCCGAGAGTCAGGCGGGTCCGCTCGTGCTGGCCAACAGGGGACTGGCCGGGATCGACGGCACGCTGTCGACCGCGGCGGGTGTGGGGCTCGCGTCGGGCCGGTTGACCAGGGTTCTGGTCGGAGACCTGGCGTTTCTGCACGACGCCGGCGGGCTGCTCGTAGGGCCGTCAGAGGACACACCCGATATGCAGATCGTTGTCCTCAACGACTCCGGCGGCGGGATCTTCTCGTTGCTGGAACAGGGGGCACCGGAGTACGCGAAGCCATTCGAGCGGGTATTCGGCACCCCGCATGCGGCGGATCTCGCCGCGCTGTGCGCGGGTTACGGCCTCGCGCACGTCCGGGTGGACGATGTGGCCCAATTGCGCGCCGAACTGGCCGAGCCGCGGTCCGGCCGAACGGTCGTCGAGGTGCGCGTCGATCGGAACGCACTACGTGATCTGCATGCCCGGCTGCGCGACGCCGTCACGCACCACTAG